From the Orcinus orca chromosome 7, mOrcOrc1.1, whole genome shotgun sequence genome, the window TCCACAGCCTCGGGTTTGAGCAGGAAGTCCGGGTagcccaccatcaccatcatgtACTGGAGCTGCAGGCGAGAGGGTGGTGAGTGGGCCAGGGCCTCAGGAGATGGCCTTCCGCCCCTCTGAGGGAGAAAGCTCCAGGGCCAGCACAGGGCTGGGGCTCAGGCAAAGGGGAGAGCAGGCTGGGTGATGCCAGCTCCACAAGAGGCGTCTTTGTCTCTTTTGTTATCCCAgcgcttggcacacagtaggcactgaCTGTGTGATTGTGGAACCAACAAATGGGAAAAGGGTCCCACGTCACCTTGGCCCGAGCGGCCGCCTTGGTCTCAGCGTCCATCCAGTCCAGCTCCTCCAGGCGCTGGCCCAAGATGTACTTGATGTCTTCTACCAGCTGCTGTACCTGCAGGGTCAGGGGTCAGGAATCAAGGGTCAacccaggaggccttagctctgAGCCCCCAGCACCTGGAGTAAGGGGTACCCCCTAATCATCCAGCACCACTTCCTAAGCCCAGGACTTGCTGCTCGGCATTCCTAAGGCCATCCCACTGAGCATGGCagagcagggagggcaggagCTTGGTGGGGAGAGGGTCCTGCAGCTGACAAACCAggtaggcttcctggaggaggaagccTGGTGAGGAGTAgcctggaggctcagagagggccgAGCCCTCAGCTGAGCCCGGTGCCCTTGGCTGCAGGGGGACGTGCAGGGCTCCCCGTGCTCTTCATGCTTGGACCAAGGCCATGCAAAAACTTCATGCCCATCTCAGGATCCGCACCCCGACCCTCAAGGCCAGGGCAGCCTGACCTTGGCCTTGCTGGCAGCCGAGAAGTGCTCATGTACGAAGAGAGCGCCGAGCGCCATGCCAAAGTGACGGTTGGCCTGGCCCAGGCAGACACGGGCCAGCTCCTGTGGCTTGTCGCTGCCCTCCATCTCCCGTGCCAGCTCGTGCAGGGCCTCTCGGAACGGTGGGGACAGGTGCTCACTCAGGACCACCACCACGCGCCACACCAGGTAGTTGTGTAGGATCCTGAGGGCCAGGTGAAGCAGCTGGGTGTCCCGACGGGCTCACGTACGCGGGcgccccggcccccagcccccagcccccagcctagGGCGGGACCAAGCACCTGCACAGGACTGAGGGTCGTTCCAGGTATTCCCAGCCCCAGTCAGGGAGGAGGGCTGGGCCCACACGCAGCAGACCCACCTCTGCCACCAAGCAGAGCACCTGAGGCTGGTGCGACACGGGCCAGCACTGGTTTCTGACTGGCTGTGGGGTGGGAGAATGGCCACTTGGGGTGACTGCCTGCCTCAGAACTGGCCTCGAGAGGCCTCAGGTCCTTCCCAAGCGGGGCAGAGACCAGGGGGGCTTTCCTCAAGGTGGCCCTGGGGGAGCAGAGTTGTGGCCGCCATTTCCCCTTCTGACTTCAGACTCACTCAACCTCACCATCCCCACATGAGGAAACCGCAGCCCGGGAAGATCACAGCTCTGCCCAGGGTCCCACAGAGTAGGTGGGACAGCCAGGTCTGAACCTGGGGTCTGGACTCCTTTTCCGGTGCTCCTCGCCTGCCTCCCCAGAGTGGGTGGATACCGGACAGAGGTGGAGGCAGAAATTCAAAGCTCTCCAAGCAGATAGGTCTGGgatgcgggggagggggggcctGGGGGGCAGGCGGGTAGCAGGCGGGTAACGGGCAGCTGTACCTGCGGGGTGTGGAGCGGATGAGCTGGGACACCTGCTGCATATAGTCTGTAGCCAGAAGCACCAGCTCTTCATCCTCTGAGAAGTCCTCCTGGAAAATCTGGTCCAGTAGCCACTTCCACCGCAGCTGTGGGACCACGGATGGggacagtggggtggggtggcagggaCCACAGAAGACAGGGAGGGGGTCAGGTAGGGGCAACAAGAGGACACGTGAGTCCATGGCCATGGAGGCCTTGCTCGTCCCTGGGGAGGGGACAGCCCAAGAGTCCCAAGATCAGCGCCTCCCCCACCAGGTCTGGGTCACACTCACGTGGGGGGTGATCTTCTGCAGCTGCCCCAGTGTCACCTTGTTGTATATGGAGCTAACATCTCGCCGGAGGTCATCATACTCTGACACTGTGATCTGGGGATGGACGGCAGAGCTGACCAAGCCCCGCCCAGTACTCGCCGCCCCCAGCACACAGCAGTCGCCCTCCTCACGTTGGCCAGCTGCTGCTCCAGCTGCAGGATCTCCTGGGCCTTCTGCTCTACGGCCTCGGCACCCAAGAGGCTGAGCAGGCGCTCCATGAACACCCGGTAAGCTGCCAGGATCTGCACCAGGAGGGGCACGGCAAGGATGCAGTCGGTGCCAGGCCCTGGTCCAGGCCGCCCGGAGTCCCAGGCCTTCCCTGAACCCCATCGCATGCGCCCACACCTTCTCACTCTCCTCATCCTGAGCTAAGTACAGGGTCCTCTCTGGCAGGGTGAGTCCATCCTGGTCAATCTGTGGAGAGAGACGGGGGACAGAGATCAACTCTCCCGGCTCCTGCAAACAGACTGAATTCCCATTCAAAAGGGAAACTGAGGACACGCCAGGCATCCACTGTCACCAGCCCGGGGAGCATAAAGACAGGAGCCCCTCCCTCATTCCAGAGAAGCCGGTCTAAGCCCACACACCTGACCGGCCTAGCCTGGGGACAGAGGGGGGCGCCCCCCACCGCCTTTCCTCCTGTAACCCTGTCCTCTCCCTACCTGTGAGGGGCGCACTGACACTTGGTCCCCCACCTCGCAGGCATTCCAGCCCGCCCCAGCCCGACAGGCCTGTCACCACAGCCCATCAGTACACCCCTCCCTCAGAGCTCTCACCGCTGCCAGAGGGCTGGGAAATTGCGGCTCCCGCGGCTCTGCTAAACACCGCAATTACTCGAGGGAAATTACTTGCGCCCTCCTCCCGCGCTCTGCCGGTGCGCGCTCCCTTCCGTTCCtctaccctcccctccccttccgcACCCGTCTTCTGGGCGCATAGGGAGCGCGGGGCAGGCCTGCCAGGCCGCGGGACCCCTAGTTCCTAGCCGCTTGTGGGGTGCCCGGTGCGGGAGGGGGGCGCACTCACACGGATGACGTAGCGCGAGGAGTTCCCGTCGTCCAGACTGACGGTGAGCGAGAAGAGCGCGGCGGCGCTGTACACGCCCTGAGCCTTGTACAGCAACCGGTTGAGGTCCCAGGGCGCCGCCGCCCCCGGGCGCTCCGCCGCGCCACCCAGGTCCCAGCCCCCGCAGTCCTCGATGACCTCGAGCATGGGCCGCGGGCCGAGCCGTTCGATTTCACGCATGTCCAGGCAGGAGCGGAAGAAAGCGCGCACCTTGCGCTGGGCTGCGCCGCCGGGCCCGCCCCCGGACCGCGCCAGCAAGCGCCGCAGGCGCTCCTCGTTCTGCTCGCCGATGGCCGCGATGGTGCCGTAGGTGAGCTTGTCGTCCGGAATGGCGTGGCGCCTCAGCCAGCCGCCGCACGCGAAGGAGTAGAAGTCCTGGCACGGGTCTATGCTGGCGTCCAGGTTGGAGGCCAAGAAGCGGGCGGCGCGCGCAAAGGCCTTTCGCTCCGGGCAGCCCTCGGAGCAGGTGGCGCCTCCCGCCGCTCCCGGGCCCAGGTACTTGAGAGCCAGCATGGCGGCCAGGATGGCACAGAGGCCCGCGGCGAACACCAGCCCCGACAGCAGGCACACCTCGCGCCGGTTCCAGCGCGGCAGCCCGGCCCGGGCCCCGGGGGCGCTGCGCCCCGCACTCAGCGGGAAGCCGGGGGGCAGCGAAGTTCCCCGCGCGCCTCCCCCACCGCACCGGCTCACGTACTTGACCTCCTGGAACTCGTCGTAGTGTGCTGTCATCGAATACGGGGCCTCCATGGCGCCGCGGGCACCACTGCGCAGCCCTTGGCGATCTCAGCTACAGGATGCTCCCGGCCGCCAGGCTCCTAGCGGGCCGGCGCATGGTCCCCCCGGGCCGCAGCTGCGGGAAAGGTAGATACAGGCTCCGAAGGGTACTGGGGCTCGACGGGGTCCATGAGCACGACGAGGAAGGGCACAGGCCTAGGTCCAAAGGCTGGAGGCCACCCCGAGTCCCCAACAACGAgtgggcctggggcctggcctcCCTGCGCCACTCGGAGAATGAAGGAAGGGGACCGCTCAGAGTGGCCACCATCTACCACACTGCACAGTGGGGTCCTTTAACCTCCCCTCTCCCCGCATACATATGCCCGCCGCAGGTTTGGGAGGCCCGTAATAAAGCAGGGGAGCACCGAGCATGGGGCCTGGCACGTAGCAGGCCTTCAATGAAAGGCTGTTTCTCTTCTCTGCATTTCTTGTTCCGGACCTGCTACAGCCAAGgccaggtggggggaggggaaaagcgGAGGCAGGGGAAAGGAGGTGCGGTCAGTGCCGTTTCTATGCAGACCCTGAAGCCGCCTTCAGCTTTCCGCACGGGAACTAGACGCTCAAGAAAGCGACTAAAGAACCAAACTTTGTCCTCGCGGATGTCCGCAGAGCCATCCTCAGCCCTGTCTTCTCGATTCAATGGCCAGAACGCCCACCAGTCCCGTTCCCAAGCGGCCCGCGCCGGCGCGCCATCCCGCCCAGGATCAGGGAGAAAGCCCCGACGGTCCTAAAGGACCCGGAACCGGTTTCGTCCCCCGTCCTCGCCCTGGGCCACTCCCGGCTTCAACAGTTTCTCCCCGGAACCCAAACTTGGGCGAAGTTTCATCCCCGGCGCAGAGCGAGCTGGCCCCGCGCGCCCCGAGCCCTGGGTGCGGAGTCTCCCGCGCCGCGCAGTCCGCGGAGCCAGAGAACCAAGCCCGGGAGTCGCAGCCGCAGCCTGAGCCGGAGCTGCGAGGACGCAGACAAAGCCTGGAGGCTAGGCGCGGCGGTGGCGGCGGAGGTGGTGGTTGATGTGGCCGCGGCGGCCGCGGGCTCGGGTGCCACTTACCCTGCAGGTGCGCGCCCGGGCGGAGCGGGAACAGAGCGGATCGAGCCcgagccggggccggggccggcgcCGGAGCCGGGGGCAGAGCTGGGCGGGTGGCCGCTCTCTCCGTGCGCCCGCCGCCGCCTCTGCTGCCGTGCCTCGCTGCGCCGCCCGCCGGCCCCGAGGGAGGGGGCGCGCGGGCGGCTCCACCCTCCTCCGCCCGCCCCCCagctctccctccttctttctgccTCCATCCCGGCTACCTGTCAGCTCTGTGGCAGCTCGGGGGCGGGGAAGGAGGCTTCGGGAACACGCTCCCAAGGGTCTAGCACAGGCCCTGGGCTCCGGGATTCCAGCCCCGAGAGGAGTGAGGGCCTCAGGTCCCTCCGTTCCGGTGCTCCCACTCAGGGATGCCTACCAGCCCGCCGGAAAGAGGCTCAAGCTGAAAATAAAGAAGCTGGTGGACCATCCCAGCCCACAGGACGGGAGCACCGTGCAGGGAGGACGCGCTGAAAGGCTGTGGGGTGCGCTGAAATCGCGCCTGTACCGCCTGGCACAGCGCCTGGACCAGAGGGGTTTCAGTAAGGGGCTTTCCGGGTCCTCCCCTTTAGCTCCTGCCCATGCTCAGCCCTCCCCCAGGGACACGTCGGGGTGTTGGTTGGCTGTGGTGGAGGAAGAGCCCCAGAGGCTGCCGCAAGAAGGGGCCGCAGCGCTGAGACCATGCACCTCCCCAAACCTTGACTGGCCTTGGTACCCACTGCTCTGAAAGCCCCTGGGGTAGGCGGTGGAGTGGAGGCTGGGGACCAACTAGAGACTAATGCAAGAGCCCGCCTTGCAGGAGCCAGGGGGGACTATGAATTTATCCACCCACTCCTTTCTTCTGGTTCAATTTGCTTTCTTAATGTGGGACCTCCCTCCCACGACTCCCAGCCCCTGGACACAAGGCCTACTTCTGCCAGGCTCACTCACCCCTGTACCCACAGGGAACTTGGAGCTTCTTGGATGAATGATACTATCTCTGTGACCCACGTTTTTTCCGTCCTGCCCTACCCATCTCTCTGCTTCCAGCATCCTTAGCAGGGGACCTCACAAAAACACCAGCACTCTCAGGCCTGACGGTTCCAGCTTGCAGGACTGACCTAAACAACCTTAGAGACAGCCCAAGACTGCTAGGGAGCCCCATCTGATAAAAACCAGAACAAGACACGAAATAAAGGACCCAAtaccctgtcccctccctggggcTGCTCATACTGGCTACTGGCCACTGGCCCTGAGTGGCCACCTCTGCCCCCGTCCTGCCTGTCCCTTTTCTGTCCAACTGTCCACCTCTGAGCTACCCCTCTGGATACTCTGTGCCTCCATCTCTGGCCATCTCAGGGTCCTCCTTTGACCCGCGAGTTCTTCCTGCGTCCAGTTAATTCCACCTAGGGGAGGTGGAATTATGTAAAATTTGGTGATTCcataaagggggaggggagggcagggcggTGGCAAAGCGTCTCTTTGTgcttttaatctgcatttttccCTCAATGTTTTTGCCTCCAGGAGGATAATTTTCCAGCCTTTTCAGGTGCTGATTGGTATCATTTCTCCAACAAtgacagatttttattttccctgaaaTGAATGCCGCGAAATTTCCAAGAAATATAAAGATGGATATTGTCTCAGGGAGCCGACTCTCTTCCGACAGAAAGGCACAAAGGCAAACATGCTTCCCCAGGGACTCTGCTGCTCCAGTCACTGAGGGGTGGGgcacccaggccctcagcatctcctccatcccccctccctcccaggtcaGCTGCAGGACCCCCTCCTGGCCATCCCTCTCCCAGACTCTCAGCTGCCATTGATCTGTTCATCTGCCTCCCGGCTCCCGGCCAGGCCACGCTGTCTGCCTGCCTGGCTCCATCTCGCGTCTCTGTACAGCACCTCATCCCTCACCGCAGCCCAGaggctcccccaggcctgagcgCAGCAACTAGGACCCACGGGAGCTGACTGGGGACTGGGCCCATGACCACTCAGTCCTAGTCCCCCTGCACCGCCCACCAATAAAGAGCGACCAGGCCCCGCCTCCTGGGCCCTTCTGTCCCTCCTCGGAAAGGGAAGCTGCGTGCAGGGCGCTAGGCATCTGGCCCCCAGCTTCCTCACTCTCCTTGTGAATCTCGCGGTGTCCCCTCTCGTTGTCAGAATGACTCCCTGACTGAGGAGCAGGAGAATGGCAGGACGCGGCCAAGCCCTGAGGGGGCAGCTGGATGCCTGGTTGGGGCAGGGAGAGCAGGGGAGCGCTGGCCGCAGCTGGCCGCAGAGAGAAAGGGGCGCAGCGCTAGGGGCAGAAGTGAGGGGAGcctctgcctcttcccttcccagaTTCTAGCCCACCCTGCTGGGCGGGGCATCACGGGGTCTGGATTCTGGGGAAGGGGTCAGAGCAGCCCCTTCTCTGCCCCACTCTATGGGTACAGCAGTCCCCACGCTAATGACTCCCGTCTGTTCAGCTTCCACCAAGTGAGGTGCTAAGTGCTTGACCTCAGAGGAGGGCTGCTGCCCTGAAGCCAGCCTGGAGCCCATCGTGGTCACACCCATTTCTGCACCTGTCTGGCCTGCATGTGTAGGGACAGACTGGGCCCCTATTTGCCTGCTGCTCGAACCTGAACCCCC encodes:
- the ECEL1 gene encoding endothelin-converting enzyme-like 1 isoform X2, yielding MEAPYSMTAHYDEFQEVKYVSRCGGGGARGTSLPPGFPLSAGRSAPGARAGLPRWNRREVCLLSGLVFAAGLCAILAAMLALKYLGPGAAGGATCSEGCPERKAFARAARFLASNLDASIDPCQDFYSFACGGWLRRHAIPDDKLTYGTIAAIGEQNEERLRRLLARSGGGPGGAAQRKVRAFFRSCLDMREIERLGPRPMLEVIEDCGGWDLGGAAERPGAAAPWDLNRLLYKAQGVYSAAALFSLTVSLDDGNSSRYVIRIDQDGLTLPERTLYLAQDEESEKILAAYRVFMERLLSLLGAEAVEQKAQEILQLEQQLANITVSEYDDLRRDVSSIYNKVTLGQLQKITPHLRWKWLLDQIFQEDFSEDEELVLLATDYMQQVSQLIRSTPRRILHNYLVWRVVVVLSEHLSPPFREALHELAREMEGSDKPQELARVCLGQANRHFGMALGALFVHEHFSAASKAKVQQLVEDIKYILGQRLEELDWMDAETKAAARAKLQYMMVMVGYPDFLLKPEAVDKEYEFEVHEKTYFKNILNSIRFSIQLSVKKIRQEVDKWLLPPQALNAYYLPNKNQMVFPAGILQPTLYDPDFPQSLNYGGIGTIIGHELTHGYDDWGGQYDRSGNLLHWWTEDSHSRFLRKAECIVHLYDNFTVYNQRVNGKHTLGENIADMGGLKLAYYAYQKWVREHGPEHPLHRLKYTHNQLFFIAFAQNWCIKRRSQSIYLQVLTDKHAPEHYRVLGSVSQFEEFGRAFHCPKDSPMNPAHKCSVW
- the ECEL1 gene encoding endothelin-converting enzyme-like 1 isoform X1; protein product: MEAPYSMTAHYDEFQEVKYVSRCGGGGARGTSLPPGFPLSAGRSAPGARAGLPRWNRREVCLLSGLVFAAGLCAILAAMLALKYLGPGAAGGATCSEGCPERKAFARAARFLASNLDASIDPCQDFYSFACGGWLRRHAIPDDKLTYGTIAAIGEQNEERLRRLLARSGGGPGGAAQRKVRAFFRSCLDMREIERLGPRPMLEVIEDCGGWDLGGAAERPGAAAPWDLNRLLYKAQGVYSAAALFSLTVSLDDGNSSRYVIRIDQDGLTLPERTLYLAQDEESEKILAAYRVFMERLLSLLGAEAVEQKAQEILQLEQQLANITVSEYDDLRRDVSSIYNKVTLGQLQKITPHLRWKWLLDQIFQEDFSEDEELVLLATDYMQQVSQLIRSTPRRILHNYLVWRVVVVLSEHLSPPFREALHELAREMEGSDKPQELARVCLGQANRHFGMALGALFVHEHFSAASKAKVQQLVEDIKYILGQRLEELDWMDAETKAAARAKLQYMMVMVGYPDFLLKPEAVDKEYEFEVHEKTYFKNILNSIRFSIQLSVKKIRQEVDKSTWLLPPQALNAYYLPNKNQMVFPAGILQPTLYDPDFPQSLNYGGIGTIIGHELTHGYDDWGGQYDRSGNLLHWWTEDSHSRFLRKAECIVHLYDNFTVYNQRVNGKHTLGENIADMGGLKLAYYAYQKWVREHGPEHPLHRLKYTHNQLFFIAFAQNWCIKRRSQSIYLQVLTDKHAPEHYRVLGSVSQFEEFGRAFHCPKDSPMNPAHKCSVW